The following are encoded in a window of Amycolatopsis lexingtonensis genomic DNA:
- a CDS encoding sarcosine oxidase subunit beta family protein produces the protein MTDLPEHPDFLWDNPEPRKSYDVVVVGGGGHGLATAYYLAKQGITNVAVLEKGWLAGGNMARNTTIIRSNYLWDESSGIYEHSLKLWEGLEEDLGYPILFSQRGVLNLAHTLQDVRDSVRRVEANKLNGIDAEWVDADGVKEICPIVNTSPDVRYPVLGATFQPRAGIAKHDYVAWGFARAAHELGVDLIQNCEVTGISTVDGRVTGVDTSRGRIAAGKVALCAAGHTSVLARMVGLELPLNSHPLQALVSELLEPVHPTVVMSNAVHVYVSQAHKGELVMGAGIDSYNGYGQRGSFHIIEEQMAAALELFPVFARAHLLRTWAGIVDVSPDASPIIGLTPVENLFLNCGWGTGGFKATPGVGDVFAQTIARGKPHEYAEPFTLDRFTTGALVDEHGAAAVAH, from the coding sequence ATGACCGACCTGCCGGAGCACCCGGACTTCCTCTGGGACAACCCCGAGCCCCGCAAGAGCTACGACGTGGTCGTCGTCGGTGGCGGCGGGCACGGCCTCGCCACGGCGTACTACCTCGCCAAGCAGGGCATCACGAACGTGGCGGTGCTGGAGAAGGGCTGGCTCGCGGGCGGCAACATGGCCCGCAACACCACGATCATCCGCTCCAACTACCTCTGGGACGAGAGCTCCGGCATCTACGAGCACTCGCTCAAGCTGTGGGAGGGGCTCGAGGAGGACCTCGGCTACCCGATCCTGTTCAGCCAGCGCGGGGTGCTGAACCTCGCGCACACCCTGCAGGACGTCCGCGACAGCGTCCGCCGCGTCGAGGCCAACAAGCTCAACGGCATCGACGCCGAATGGGTGGACGCCGACGGCGTCAAGGAAATCTGCCCGATCGTCAACACCTCGCCGGACGTCCGCTACCCGGTGCTCGGCGCGACCTTCCAGCCGCGCGCGGGCATCGCCAAGCATGACTACGTCGCTTGGGGCTTCGCCCGCGCTGCGCACGAACTGGGCGTCGACCTCATCCAGAACTGCGAAGTCACCGGTATCTCCACAGTGGACGGCCGGGTGACCGGGGTGGACACCAGCAGGGGCCGGATCGCCGCGGGCAAGGTCGCGCTGTGCGCGGCCGGGCACACGTCGGTGCTGGCGCGCATGGTGGGGCTCGAGCTGCCGCTGAACTCGCACCCGCTGCAGGCGCTGGTGTCCGAGCTGCTGGAGCCGGTCCACCCGACGGTCGTCATGTCGAACGCCGTGCACGTCTACGTTTCCCAGGCGCACAAGGGCGAACTCGTGATGGGCGCGGGCATCGACAGCTACAACGGCTACGGCCAGCGCGGCTCGTTCCACATCATCGAAGAGCAGATGGCCGCCGCGCTGGAGCTGTTCCCGGTGTTCGCGCGGGCGCACCTGCTGCGGACGTGGGCCGGGATCGTCGACGTCAGTCCGGACGCGTCGCCGATCATCGGGCTCACCCCGGTGGAGAACCTGTTCCTCAACTGCGGCTGGGGCACCGGCGGGTTCAAGGCCACGCCCGGCGTCGGCGACGTCTTCGCGCAGACCATCGCGCGGGGCAAGCCGCACGAGTACGCCGAGCCGTTCACCCTCGACCGGTTCACCACCGGTGCCCTCGTCGACGAGCACGGCGCCGCCGCCGTCGCGCACTAG
- a CDS encoding sarcosine oxidase subunit delta: MQLIPCPWCGPREEAEFHYGGQAHVAYPADPSALSDEDWAKFVFFRENPSGPFAERWSHAAGCRRWFNAVRDTRTHDLKAVYRLDEPRPVIS, translated from the coding sequence ATGCAGCTGATCCCTTGCCCCTGGTGCGGGCCCCGCGAGGAAGCCGAGTTCCACTACGGCGGCCAGGCGCACGTCGCCTACCCGGCGGACCCGTCGGCACTGTCCGATGAGGACTGGGCGAAGTTCGTGTTCTTCCGCGAGAACCCGAGCGGGCCGTTCGCCGAGCGCTGGAGCCACGCCGCGGGCTGCCGCCGGTGGTTCAACGCCGTCCGCGACACCCGCACCCACGACCTGAAGGCGGTCTACCGCCTCGACGAGCCCCGGCCGGTGATCTCATGA
- a CDS encoding 2Fe-2S iron-sulfur cluster-binding protein, giving the protein MTRLSGVPLKFTFDGRELTGYLGDTLASALLANGIHRVATSIKYGRPRGIVGAGVEDSNALVQIEKPFPEPMLSATTVELYDGLVARGLSGQGRLSTEPDPARYDTKHAHCDVLVIGAGPAGRAAAAAASGRVLLVDDQPDGEAPEGVRFLSRTTAFGVYDDGFVLALERRGEPVAPERISRQRVWRIRAKRIVIATGAHERPIVFPDNDRPGIMLASAARTYLNRYGVLVGQRVVVFTTNDSAYDAATDLAAAGAEIVRIVDAREGYGIIGTDGDSHITAAHVAKLGDTRGERVECDLLLVSGGWNPAVHLYSQARGTLRYSPELGSYVPDGSLPNVTVVGAAAGEGLPETKVLWQVPAPESEVDTRFVDQQRDATVSDVLRATGAGLTSLEHVKRYTTIGTAHDQGKTSGMLAAGITAEALGVDLADRRPTTFRPPYTPVSFAALAGRNRGELHDPVRVTTIHPWHVEHGAEFENVGQWKRPWYYPRSGESMRDAVRRECHAARNDVAVMDGSTLGKIDVQGPDAGWFLDMLYTNMMSTLKVGRIRYGVMCGVDGMVIDDGTVIRVGEERFLVTTTTGNAAMVLEWMEEWLQTEWPHLRVFATSVTEHWTTLPLVGPRSREVLGRLAPGLDVSNESFGFMTWQDAEVAGLAARVCRISFSGELAYEINVPSWHGPALWQAIVDEGATPYGTETMHVLRAEKGYPIIGQDTDGTVTPQDLGMSWAVSKKKADFLGKRSFARAENNRPDRKQFVGLLPVDPSVLLPEGSQIIESEVVPEPPVRMLGHVTSSYDSVALGRTFALALVHSGRERIGETLFVPVGDQVVPVTVTESVLFDKEGARRDG; this is encoded by the coding sequence ATGACCCGACTGTCCGGCGTGCCGCTGAAGTTCACCTTCGACGGCCGCGAGCTGACCGGCTACCTCGGCGACACCCTGGCGTCCGCGTTGCTGGCCAACGGCATCCACCGGGTCGCGACCAGCATCAAGTACGGCCGCCCGCGCGGCATCGTCGGCGCCGGTGTCGAGGACTCGAACGCCTTGGTGCAGATCGAAAAGCCGTTCCCGGAGCCGATGCTGTCCGCGACGACGGTCGAGTTGTACGACGGTCTGGTCGCGCGAGGCCTGTCCGGTCAAGGCCGCCTGTCCACCGAACCGGACCCCGCGCGGTACGACACGAAGCACGCCCACTGCGACGTCCTGGTGATCGGCGCCGGACCCGCCGGTCGCGCTGCCGCAGCCGCCGCGTCGGGCCGGGTGCTGCTCGTCGACGACCAGCCCGACGGCGAAGCTCCCGAGGGCGTCCGGTTCCTCTCGCGCACCACGGCGTTCGGCGTCTACGACGACGGTTTCGTGCTCGCTCTGGAACGCCGGGGCGAGCCCGTGGCCCCCGAACGCATTTCGCGGCAGCGGGTCTGGCGGATCCGCGCGAAGCGGATCGTCATCGCGACCGGCGCCCACGAGCGGCCGATCGTGTTCCCGGACAACGACCGCCCCGGCATCATGCTCGCTTCGGCCGCGCGGACGTACTTGAACCGGTACGGAGTCTTGGTTGGGCAGCGCGTGGTCGTGTTCACCACCAACGACTCCGCGTACGACGCCGCCACCGATCTGGCCGCGGCCGGGGCCGAGATCGTGCGGATCGTCGACGCCCGCGAGGGTTACGGCATCATCGGCACCGACGGCGACTCCCACATCACGGCGGCCCATGTGGCGAAACTGGGCGATACGCGGGGGGAGCGGGTCGAGTGCGACCTGCTGCTCGTCTCCGGCGGCTGGAACCCGGCCGTGCACCTCTACAGCCAGGCTCGCGGGACCCTGCGCTACTCCCCGGAACTCGGCTCCTACGTTCCGGACGGTTCCCTCCCGAACGTGACCGTCGTCGGCGCGGCCGCGGGCGAGGGGCTGCCCGAGACCAAGGTGCTGTGGCAGGTGCCCGCGCCCGAGTCCGAAGTGGACACGCGGTTCGTCGACCAGCAGCGCGATGCCACGGTGTCCGACGTCCTGCGCGCCACCGGCGCCGGGCTCACCTCGCTGGAGCACGTCAAGCGGTACACGACCATCGGCACCGCGCACGACCAGGGCAAGACGTCCGGCATGCTCGCGGCCGGCATCACCGCCGAAGCCCTCGGCGTCGACCTCGCCGACCGCCGCCCGACGACGTTCCGCCCGCCCTACACGCCGGTCTCGTTCGCCGCGCTGGCCGGCCGGAACCGCGGCGAGCTGCACGATCCCGTGCGCGTCACCACGATCCACCCGTGGCACGTCGAGCACGGCGCCGAGTTCGAGAACGTCGGGCAGTGGAAGCGCCCGTGGTACTACCCGCGGTCCGGCGAGTCGATGCGCGACGCCGTGCGGCGTGAATGCCACGCGGCGCGCAACGACGTCGCGGTGATGGACGGGTCCACGTTGGGCAAGATCGACGTCCAGGGCCCGGACGCCGGCTGGTTCCTCGACATGCTCTACACGAACATGATGAGCACCTTGAAGGTCGGCCGGATCCGCTATGGCGTGATGTGCGGCGTCGACGGCATGGTGATCGACGACGGGACCGTGATCCGCGTCGGCGAGGAGCGCTTCCTGGTCACGACCACGACCGGCAACGCGGCCATGGTCCTCGAGTGGATGGAAGAGTGGCTGCAGACGGAGTGGCCGCACCTGCGCGTTTTCGCGACGTCGGTGACCGAGCACTGGACCACGCTCCCGCTGGTCGGCCCGCGCTCGCGGGAAGTCCTCGGCCGCCTGGCGCCCGGCCTCGATGTCTCCAACGAGTCCTTCGGGTTCATGACCTGGCAGGACGCCGAGGTCGCCGGGCTCGCGGCGCGGGTCTGCCGGATCAGCTTCTCCGGTGAGCTGGCCTACGAGATCAACGTCCCGTCGTGGCACGGTCCGGCGCTCTGGCAGGCCATTGTGGACGAAGGCGCCACGCCGTACGGCACCGAGACCATGCACGTCCTGCGCGCCGAGAAGGGCTACCCGATCATCGGCCAGGACACCGACGGCACGGTCACTCCGCAGGACCTCGGCATGTCCTGGGCGGTGTCGAAGAAGAAGGCCGACTTCCTCGGCAAGCGCTCCTTCGCCCGTGCCGAGAACAACCGGCCGGACCGCAAGCAATTCGTCGGCCTGCTGCCGGTCGACCCGTCGGTGCTGCTGCCCGAGGGCTCGCAGATCATCGAATCGGAAGTCGTGCCGGAACCGCCGGTGCGGATGCTCGGCCACGTCACCTCCAGCTACGACAGCGTGGCCCTCGGCCGCACCTTCGCGCTCGCCTTGGTGCACTCGGGCCGCGAGCGGATCGGCGAAACGCTGTTCGTCCCCGTCGGCGATCAGGTCGTGCCGGTGACCGTGACCGAATCCGTCCTCTTCGACAAGGAAGGAGCCCGCCGTGACGGTTGA
- a CDS encoding sarcosine oxidase subunit gamma, which produces MTVDVVEEPFRTQLTVRLRDGRTLLGVPLPGPCTYTSGNGADILWMGPDEYLVLAEPGRQAELEAALSRESDAVVDVSAQRNVVRLTGSHAADVLAHGCSIDLEVSPPGTCVQTLLARTGIVLMVREEGFTILVRQSFSDYFHAWLADASLEYVS; this is translated from the coding sequence GTGACGGTTGACGTGGTCGAAGAACCGTTCCGCACCCAGCTCACCGTGCGCCTCCGCGACGGGCGGACCCTGCTCGGTGTCCCGCTGCCCGGCCCGTGCACCTACACCAGCGGCAACGGCGCCGACATCCTCTGGATGGGCCCCGACGAGTACCTGGTCCTCGCCGAGCCCGGCCGCCAGGCCGAGCTGGAAGCGGCACTTTCACGTGAAAGTGACGCCGTCGTGGACGTGTCGGCGCAGCGCAATGTCGTGCGGCTGACCGGCTCGCACGCGGCCGACGTGCTGGCGCACGGGTGCTCGATCGACCTGGAGGTTTCGCCGCCGGGTACGTGCGTGCAGACCTTGCTGGCGCGTACCGGGATCGTGCTGATGGTCCGGGAAGAAGGCTTCACCATCCTCGTGCGGCAGTCCTTTTCGGACTACTTCCACGCCTGGCTGGCCGACGCGAGCCTGGAGTACGTCTCGTGA
- the purU gene encoding formyltetrahydrofolate deformylase, with the protein MTFTLTLKCPERSGIVHAVTTFLVGQGCDIVEHQQFDDDVRGSLFLRTSFTSAEETTVDDLTRAFAPVAGDFGMEFGFSDGTPPRILVLVSKFGHCLNDLLFRWRAGGLGAEIAVVVSNHEDLRPMAEAAGVPFVHVPVTPDTKPEAEQRLLDLVGEYEADLVVLARYMQVLSNELCQKLEGRAINIHHSFLPGFKGAKPYHQAYDRGVKYVGATAHYVTPDLDEGPIIEQEVQRVDHTYSPRELVTVGRDAEALALSRAVRWHCERRVLLNGNSTVVFR; encoded by the coding sequence GTGACCTTCACCCTGACGCTCAAGTGCCCCGAACGCTCGGGCATCGTGCACGCCGTCACGACGTTCCTGGTCGGGCAGGGCTGCGACATCGTCGAGCACCAGCAGTTCGACGACGACGTCCGCGGCTCGCTGTTCCTGCGCACGTCCTTCACGTCCGCCGAAGAGACTACAGTGGACGACCTGACCCGCGCGTTCGCCCCAGTGGCCGGAGACTTCGGCATGGAGTTCGGCTTCTCCGACGGTACGCCACCGCGGATCCTCGTGCTGGTCTCGAAGTTCGGGCACTGCCTCAACGACCTGCTGTTCCGCTGGCGCGCGGGCGGCCTCGGCGCCGAGATCGCCGTGGTCGTCTCGAACCACGAAGACCTGCGGCCGATGGCCGAGGCGGCCGGCGTCCCATTCGTGCACGTCCCGGTCACGCCGGACACCAAACCCGAGGCGGAGCAACGGCTCCTGGACCTGGTCGGGGAGTACGAGGCCGATCTCGTCGTGCTCGCGCGGTACATGCAGGTGCTGTCCAACGAGCTGTGCCAGAAGCTCGAAGGCCGCGCGATCAACATCCACCACTCGTTCCTGCCCGGCTTCAAGGGCGCCAAGCCCTACCACCAGGCCTACGACCGCGGCGTCAAGTACGTCGGCGCGACCGCGCACTACGTCACGCCCGACCTCGACGAGGGCCCGATCATCGAGCAGGAGGTGCAGCGCGTCGACCACACGTACTCGCCGCGCGAGCTCGTGACCGTCGGCCGCGACGCCGAAGCCCTCGCCCTCTCCCGCGCGGTCCGCTGGCACTGCGAACGCCGGGTCCTGCTCAACGGCAACAGCACCGTCGTCTTCCGTTAG